A portion of the Streptomyces coeruleoprunus genome contains these proteins:
- the recN gene encoding DNA repair protein RecN has translation MVFHVLEEMRIRSLGVIDDAVVELSPGFTAVTGETGAGKTMVVTSLGLLLGGRADPALVRIGAPAAVVEGRVSVPGDAGVARRAEEAGAELDEGALLISRTISAEGRSRAHLGGRAVPVGLLSELADDLVAVHGQTDQQGLLKPARQRGALDRYAGEAVAGPLAAYGEAYRRLRAVTAELDELTTRARERAQEADLLRFGLAEIEAVEPRAGEDTELATEAERLGHAEALASAAALAHGALAGNPEDPEAVDATTLVAGAGRALEAVRSHDPALAALADRIGEISILLSDVAGELAGYADKLDADPRRLAAVEERRAALTGLTRKYGEDIAAVLAWAEESAARLTELDGDDDRIGELTAERDALRAELSGLAQALTDARTEAAARFAEAVTAELASLAMPHARVSFAIRQTEDPDGVDVGGRTVAYGPTGVDEVELLLAPHPGAPPRPIAKGASGGELSRVMLAVEVVFAGTDPVPTYLFDEVDAGVGGKAAVEIGRRLAKLARTAQVVVVTHLPQVAAFADRQLLVEKTNDGSVTRSGVTVLEGEDRVRELSRMLAGQEDSETARAHAEELLATARSEV, from the coding sequence ATGGTCTTCCACGTGTTGGAGGAGATGCGGATACGGTCGCTCGGAGTCATCGACGACGCGGTGGTCGAGCTGTCACCCGGTTTCACCGCGGTGACCGGCGAGACCGGCGCGGGCAAGACCATGGTGGTGACCAGCCTGGGGCTGCTGCTCGGCGGGCGCGCCGACCCGGCCCTGGTGCGGATCGGCGCCCCGGCCGCCGTCGTCGAGGGACGGGTCAGCGTGCCCGGGGACGCCGGCGTCGCCCGGCGCGCCGAGGAGGCGGGCGCCGAACTCGACGAGGGCGCCCTGCTCATCAGCCGCACCATCTCGGCGGAGGGCCGCTCCCGGGCGCACCTGGGCGGCCGTGCCGTGCCCGTCGGGCTGCTCTCCGAGCTGGCCGACGACCTCGTGGCCGTCCACGGCCAGACCGACCAGCAGGGCCTGCTGAAGCCCGCCCGGCAGCGCGGCGCGCTCGACCGGTACGCGGGTGAGGCCGTCGCGGGTCCGCTCGCCGCGTACGGCGAGGCGTACCGCCGGCTGCGGGCCGTCACCGCCGAACTGGACGAGCTGACCACACGGGCCCGGGAGCGGGCCCAGGAGGCCGACCTGCTGCGGTTCGGGCTCGCCGAGATCGAGGCGGTCGAGCCGCGGGCCGGCGAGGACACCGAGCTGGCCACCGAGGCCGAGCGGCTCGGCCACGCCGAGGCCCTCGCCTCCGCCGCCGCCCTCGCCCACGGCGCGCTCGCCGGCAACCCCGAGGACCCGGAGGCCGTCGACGCGACGACCCTCGTCGCCGGTGCCGGGCGCGCCCTGGAGGCCGTACGGTCCCACGACCCCGCACTCGCGGCGCTCGCCGACCGGATCGGCGAGATCTCCATCCTCCTCTCCGACGTGGCCGGCGAACTGGCCGGATACGCCGACAAGCTGGACGCCGACCCGCGCCGCCTGGCCGCCGTCGAGGAGCGCCGCGCCGCGCTGACCGGGCTCACCCGCAAGTACGGCGAGGACATCGCCGCCGTGCTGGCGTGGGCCGAGGAGAGTGCCGCCCGGCTCACCGAACTGGACGGCGACGACGACCGGATCGGTGAGCTGACAGCCGAGCGGGACGCCCTGCGCGCCGAACTGTCCGGGCTCGCCCAGGCCCTGACGGACGCCCGGACCGAGGCCGCGGCCCGCTTCGCCGAGGCGGTCACCGCCGAGCTGGCCTCGCTGGCCATGCCGCACGCCCGGGTCTCCTTCGCCATCCGGCAGACCGAGGACCCGGACGGCGTCGACGTCGGCGGGCGGACCGTCGCGTACGGGCCGACCGGCGTCGACGAGGTCGAGCTGCTGCTCGCGCCGCACCCGGGCGCCCCGCCGCGGCCCATCGCCAAGGGCGCCTCGGGCGGTGAGCTGTCGCGTGTGATGCTCGCGGTCGAGGTCGTGTTCGCCGGTACGGACCCGGTGCCGACGTACCTGTTCGACGAGGTCGACGCGGGCGTCGGCGGCAAGGCGGCCGTCGAGATCGGCAGGCGGCTGGCCAAGCTCGCCAGGACCGCGCAGGTCGTCGTGGTGACGCACCTGCCGCAGGTCGCGGCGTTCGCCGACCGGCAGCTGCTGGTGGAGAAGACCAACGACGGCTCGGTCACCCGGTCCGGCGTGACCGTCCTGGAGGGCGAGGACCGCGTCCGCGAGCTGTCGCGGATGCTGGCCGGCCAGGAGGACTCGGAGACCGCCCGGGCCCACGCGGAGGAACTGCTCGCGACGGCACGGTCGGAGGTCTGA
- a CDS encoding NAD kinase, with protein sequence MTSAPSSAASSAPRTVFLLAHTGRPAAVRSAELVVLGLLRSGIGVRVLASEAADLPLPPAVETVAEASPHVLDGCELLIVLGGDGTLLRGAEFARASGVPMLGVNLGRVGFLAEAERDDLDKVVDRVVTRAYEVEERMTLDVVVYDNGDVLHTNWALNEAAVQKVAPERMLEVVLAIDGRPVTGFGCDGVICATPTGSTAYAFSAGGPVVWPEVEALLMVPIGAHALFAKPLVTTPDAVLAVEVEPHTPDGVLWCDGRRTVTLPAGARVEVRRGSVPVRLARLHHASFSDRLVAKFALPVSGWRGAPH encoded by the coding sequence TTGACTTCAGCACCGAGTTCAGCTGCGAGTTCAGCACCGCGTACCGTCTTCCTGCTGGCGCACACCGGGCGGCCCGCCGCCGTCCGCAGCGCCGAACTGGTCGTGCTCGGCCTGCTGCGCAGCGGTATCGGCGTACGCGTCCTGGCCTCCGAGGCCGCCGACCTGCCGCTGCCGCCCGCCGTGGAGACCGTCGCCGAGGCGAGCCCCCATGTGCTCGACGGCTGTGAACTGCTGATCGTGCTGGGCGGTGACGGGACGCTCCTGCGGGGCGCGGAGTTCGCCCGGGCGTCCGGCGTGCCGATGCTGGGCGTCAACCTCGGGCGGGTCGGCTTCCTCGCCGAGGCCGAGCGCGACGACCTCGACAAGGTCGTCGACCGGGTCGTCACGCGGGCGTACGAGGTCGAGGAGCGCATGACCCTCGACGTCGTCGTGTACGACAACGGGGACGTCCTGCACACCAACTGGGCCCTCAACGAGGCCGCCGTGCAGAAGGTCGCGCCGGAGCGGATGCTGGAGGTCGTCCTCGCCATCGACGGGCGGCCCGTCACCGGCTTCGGCTGCGACGGCGTGATCTGCGCGACGCCCACCGGCTCCACGGCGTACGCGTTCTCGGCCGGTGGTCCGGTCGTCTGGCCCGAGGTGGAGGCGCTGCTGATGGTGCCCATCGGCGCGCACGCCCTGTTCGCCAAGCCGCTCGTCACCACGCCCGACGCGGTCCTGGCGGTGGAGGTCGAGCCGCACACCCCGGACGGGGTGCTGTGGTGCGACGGACGGCGCACCGTCACGCTGCCCGCGGGCGCGCGGGTCGAGGTACGGCGCGGCTCGGTGCCCGTACGGCTCGCCCGGCTCCACCACGCGTCGTTCTCGGACCGGCTCGTCGCCAAGTTCGCCCTGCCGGTGTCGGGCTGGCGGGGGGCACCGCACTAG
- a CDS encoding APC family permease: MAEKPAVPDVQRLKANSVGLVGVVFMAVATAAPITAMTGNLPIAVGHGNGTGAPAGYLFATLVLTVFSVGYVAMARRITAAGAFYGYISHGLGRIAGMASGMLAVLAYIVFEASIVGVFAYFTRTTVADQLGVDLPWIVYAGAMLAVTAVLAYFDINLTAKALGAMLVAEVAVLFAVATAVLLAGGGPDGIPAEPLAPAGAFTGTSAGLGLFFAFWSWVGFESTAMYGEESKDPKRVIPRATLIAVVGVGLFYVYVSWMAVAGNGLSGSLAVAASADPLELFFAPARTHLGPWAVDAFQWLLLTGSFACGMAFHQCASRYLYAIGREGFLHPALGRTHRRHGSPYIASFAQSVIAVLLVGAFWAAGQDPYIHLYTLLAILGTMAILIVQTLCSFAVIGYFRRHHPEDRHWFRTFTAPLLGGIGMAAVVVLLVLNMDTAAGTAADSVLFRLIPWIVGAVFCAGLGLGAYLRARRPEKYEIIGRIVLEDAAERDEPRTSTVPATL; the protein is encoded by the coding sequence ATGGCAGAGAAACCAGCGGTACCCGACGTACAGCGGCTCAAGGCCAACTCCGTGGGCCTCGTCGGCGTCGTCTTCATGGCCGTCGCCACCGCCGCCCCCATCACCGCGATGACCGGCAACCTGCCCATCGCCGTCGGCCACGGCAACGGCACCGGCGCCCCGGCCGGTTACCTCTTCGCGACGCTCGTCCTGACCGTGTTCTCCGTCGGCTACGTCGCCATGGCGCGGCGCATCACCGCCGCCGGAGCCTTCTACGGCTACATCTCCCACGGCCTCGGCCGGATCGCCGGCATGGCGTCCGGCATGCTCGCCGTGCTGGCGTACATCGTCTTCGAGGCCTCCATCGTGGGGGTCTTCGCCTACTTCACCCGGACCACCGTGGCGGACCAGCTCGGTGTCGACCTGCCGTGGATCGTGTACGCGGGCGCGATGCTCGCGGTCACGGCCGTCCTGGCGTACTTCGACATCAACCTCACCGCCAAGGCGCTCGGCGCGATGCTGGTCGCCGAGGTCGCCGTGCTGTTCGCCGTCGCCACGGCCGTCCTGCTCGCGGGCGGCGGCCCCGACGGCATCCCCGCCGAGCCGCTCGCCCCGGCCGGGGCGTTCACCGGCACGTCCGCCGGGCTCGGACTGTTCTTCGCGTTCTGGTCCTGGGTGGGCTTCGAGTCCACCGCCATGTACGGGGAGGAGTCCAAGGACCCCAAGCGGGTCATCCCGCGCGCCACGCTCATCGCCGTCGTGGGCGTGGGGCTGTTCTACGTGTACGTGTCGTGGATGGCCGTCGCCGGGAACGGCCTGAGCGGGTCCCTCGCCGTCGCGGCCTCCGCCGATCCGCTGGAGCTGTTCTTCGCGCCCGCCCGGACCCACCTGGGCCCGTGGGCCGTCGACGCTTTCCAATGGCTCCTGCTCACCGGGTCGTTCGCCTGCGGCATGGCCTTCCACCAGTGCGCCTCGCGCTATCTGTACGCCATCGGGCGCGAGGGCTTCCTCCACCCGGCGCTCGGCCGCACGCACCGGCGGCACGGCTCCCCGTACATCGCCTCCTTCGCGCAGAGCGTGATCGCCGTCCTGCTCGTCGGGGCGTTCTGGGCGGCCGGACAGGACCCGTACATCCACCTCTACACGCTGCTCGCCATCCTCGGCACGATGGCGATCCTCATCGTGCAGACACTCTGCTCGTTCGCTGTCATCGGCTACTTCCGCCGCCACCACCCCGAGGACCGGCACTGGTTCCGGACCTTCACCGCGCCGCTGCTCGGCGGCATCGGCATGGCCGCCGTCGTCGTGCTGCTCGTGCTGAACATGGACACCGCCGCGGGTACCGCCGCCGACTCGGTGCTGTTCCGGCTCATTCCCTGGATCGTCGGCGCCGTCTTCTGCGCGGGCCTCGGCCTGGGCGCGTACCTGCGGGCCAGGCGGCCGGAGAAGTACGAGATCATCGGCCGCATCGTCCTGGAGGACGCGGCCGAGCGCGACGAACCCCGTACGTCCACCGTTCCCGCGACCCTCTGA
- a CDS encoding tetratricopeptide repeat protein — protein MADHTRDRELAEAVRLRERGHHEQARERLLALAAEHPHDAEVAYQTAWAHDVLGLEAEAVPFYERGLALPGLSDEDRRGALLGLGSTHRVFGRYAEAVEVLRGGVAEFPDDGALRTFLAMALHNTGEHGEAMRLLLTLLAATSDDPSVRRYRRAVEHYAGDLDATV, from the coding sequence ATGGCCGATCACACCAGGGACCGGGAGCTCGCCGAGGCGGTCCGGCTGCGCGAGCGGGGACACCACGAACAGGCCAGGGAGCGGCTCCTCGCCCTGGCCGCCGAGCATCCGCACGACGCCGAGGTCGCCTACCAGACCGCGTGGGCGCACGACGTACTGGGCCTGGAGGCGGAGGCCGTCCCGTTCTACGAGCGCGGCCTCGCGCTGCCGGGGCTCTCCGACGAGGACCGCAGGGGCGCCCTCCTCGGCCTGGGCAGCACCCACCGGGTGTTCGGCCGGTACGCGGAGGCGGTCGAGGTGCTGCGCGGCGGTGTGGCGGAGTTCCCCGACGACGGGGCCCTGCGGACGTTCCTCGCCATGGCCCTGCACAACACGGGCGAGCACGGCGAGGCCATGCGCCTCCTGCTGACGCTGCTGGCCGCGACCAGCGACGACCCTTCCGTACGGCGGTACCGGCGGGCCGTCGAGCACTACGCCGGGGACCTGGACGCCACCGTCTGA
- a CDS encoding TlyA family RNA methyltransferase, producing the protein MAGVARRRLDAELVRRKLARSREHASQLIAAGRVTVGGNTATKPATQVETAAAIVVAQDDSDPEYVSRGGHKLAGALAAFVPRGLKVEGRRALDAGASTGGFTDVLLRAGAAHVVAVDVGYGQLAWSLQSDERVTVKDRTNVRELTLDAIDGVPVDLVVGDLSFIPLGLVLPALASVTAPDADLVLMVKPQFEVGKERLGSGGVVRSPELRADAVRNVARQAGELGLGVLGVTASPLPGPSGNVEYFLWLRAGAPALDPADVDRAVAEGPR; encoded by the coding sequence GTGGCAGGAGTGGCACGCCGCCGTCTCGACGCCGAGCTTGTGCGCCGCAAGCTCGCCCGCTCGCGGGAGCACGCGAGCCAGCTGATCGCGGCGGGGCGGGTGACCGTGGGCGGCAACACCGCGACCAAGCCCGCCACGCAGGTGGAGACCGCCGCCGCCATCGTGGTGGCCCAGGACGACTCCGACCCCGAGTACGTCTCGCGCGGCGGCCACAAGCTGGCCGGGGCGCTCGCCGCGTTCGTGCCCCGCGGCCTGAAGGTCGAGGGCCGGCGCGCCCTGGACGCCGGGGCGTCCACGGGCGGGTTCACGGACGTCCTGCTGCGGGCCGGGGCCGCCCACGTCGTCGCCGTCGACGTCGGCTACGGGCAGCTGGCCTGGTCCCTCCAGAGCGATGAACGCGTCACCGTCAAGGACCGTACCAACGTACGTGAACTGACCCTCGACGCCATCGACGGAGTGCCCGTGGACCTTGTGGTGGGTGACCTGTCCTTCATTCCCCTCGGCCTGGTGCTGCCCGCCCTCGCCTCGGTGACCGCTCCGGACGCCGACCTCGTCCTGATGGTCAAGCCGCAGTTCGAGGTGGGCAAGGAGCGCCTCGGCAGCGGCGGTGTGGTCCGCAGCCCCGAGCTGCGTGCCGACGCCGTACGGAACGTGGCGCGGCAGGCCGGCGAGCTGGGGCTCGGCGTGCTCGGCGTGACCGCGAGCCCGCTGCCCGGCCCCTCCGGCAACGTCGAGTACTTTCTCTGGCTGCGGGCAGGGGCGCCCGCACTCGATCCGGCCGACGTCGACCGTGCCGTGGCGGAGGGACCTCGTTGA
- a CDS encoding glycosyltransferase family 4 protein translates to MTQLRTVQVLGGGSAGSSAHVRSLAAGLVARGVRVTVCAPAELDHDYDFLGAGAHFVPVPRRSDPLSVGALRAACVGADVVHAHGVHAAVRAAMALASQHVPLVVTWHSRPHAEGARRQLLRLMERKAVRAAAVVLGTSSELVDRARRRGARDARLGPVTSPAPRQVDDLGDHGKARAELGAVDRPLVMSVGPLEPYRGHDTLLDAARSWLGHDPVPLVAVVGEGRQRGALQRRIETEELPVRLLGHREDAGSLLAAADVAVLASRWEARAPLAQEALRLGVPLVATAVGGVPELVGEAAELVPYGDAVALASAVSRLLADPGRRAALAEAGRRQARTWPTEDETIAQVLSVYDELCER, encoded by the coding sequence GTGACACAGCTGCGTACGGTCCAAGTGCTGGGCGGCGGCAGCGCGGGCAGCAGCGCTCATGTCAGATCACTGGCCGCCGGGCTCGTGGCGAGGGGCGTGCGGGTGACCGTGTGCGCCCCCGCGGAGCTGGACCACGACTACGACTTCCTCGGGGCCGGGGCCCACTTCGTCCCCGTCCCGCGCCGCAGCGACCCCTTGTCCGTCGGCGCCCTGCGGGCCGCGTGCGTGGGCGCCGACGTGGTCCACGCCCACGGGGTGCACGCCGCCGTGCGGGCCGCGATGGCGCTGGCCTCCCAACACGTGCCGCTCGTCGTCACCTGGCACAGCCGGCCGCACGCCGAGGGTGCCCGCAGGCAGCTGCTGCGGCTCATGGAGCGAAAGGCCGTACGCGCGGCGGCCGTTGTCCTCGGCACGTCCTCGGAGCTGGTCGACCGCGCCCGGCGGCGGGGTGCCCGCGACGCCCGGCTCGGTCCCGTCACCAGCCCCGCGCCCCGGCAGGTCGATGACCTCGGCGACCACGGCAAGGCGCGGGCCGAACTCGGCGCCGTCGACCGGCCGTTGGTCATGTCCGTCGGCCCCCTGGAGCCGTACCGCGGCCACGACACCCTGCTGGACGCGGCCCGTTCGTGGCTCGGCCACGACCCCGTGCCGCTGGTCGCCGTCGTCGGCGAGGGGCGGCAGCGCGGGGCGCTGCAGCGGCGCATCGAGACCGAGGAACTGCCGGTGCGGCTCCTCGGGCACCGGGAGGACGCCGGATCGCTGCTCGCCGCGGCGGACGTCGCCGTGCTGGCGAGCCGGTGGGAGGCGCGGGCACCGCTGGCGCAGGAGGCGCTGCGGCTGGGCGTTCCGCTGGTCGCGACCGCGGTGGGCGGGGTGCCGGAGCTGGTGGGGGAGGCGGCGGAGCTGGTGCCGTACGGGGATGCCGTCGCCCTCGCGTCCGCGGTGTCCCGGCTGCTGGCCGACCCGGGGCGGCGGGCCGCGCTGGCGGAGGCGGGGCGGCGGCAGGCGCGGACGTGGCCGACGGAGGACGAGACGATCGCGCAGGTGCTGAGCGTGTACGACGAACTGTGCGAACGCTGA
- a CDS encoding ABC transporter ATP-binding protein, which translates to MQPERPRPRLSAESVTLAYEQRIIARDLSVEIPDNSFTVIVGPNACGKSTLLRALSRMLRPAEGRVLLDGQAIHALPAKKVARTLGLLPQSSIAPDGITVADLVARGRYPHQGLLRQWSPEDERIVQEAMEATGVGELGDRYVDELSGGQRQRVWIAMALAQQTPLLLLDEPTTYLDIQHQIDVLDLCAELHETQGRTLVAVLHDLNHAARYATHLIAVRGGEIVAEGPPTEIVTAELVERVFGLRCQVIDDPETGTPLVVPAARTARAGARQAVRRTEAALQK; encoded by the coding sequence ATGCAGCCCGAGCGCCCGCGCCCCCGACTGAGCGCGGAGTCCGTCACCCTCGCCTACGAGCAGCGGATCATCGCCCGCGACCTGTCGGTCGAGATCCCCGACAACTCGTTCACGGTCATCGTCGGTCCGAACGCCTGCGGCAAGTCCACCCTGCTGCGCGCCCTCTCCCGGATGCTCAGGCCCGCCGAGGGCCGCGTGCTGCTCGACGGGCAGGCCATCCACGCGCTGCCCGCCAAGAAGGTCGCCCGCACCCTGGGGCTGCTGCCGCAGTCCTCCATCGCGCCCGACGGCATCACCGTCGCCGACCTCGTGGCCCGCGGCCGCTACCCCCACCAGGGGCTCCTGCGCCAGTGGTCCCCGGAGGACGAGCGGATCGTCCAGGAGGCGATGGAGGCCACCGGGGTCGGGGAGCTGGGCGACCGGTACGTCGACGAGCTGTCCGGCGGGCAGCGCCAGCGCGTGTGGATCGCGATGGCCCTCGCCCAGCAGACGCCGCTGCTGCTGCTCGACGAGCCGACGACGTACCTCGACATCCAGCACCAGATCGACGTCCTCGACCTGTGCGCCGAACTCCACGAGACCCAGGGACGCACGCTCGTCGCCGTCCTCCACGACCTGAACCACGCCGCCCGCTACGCGACGCACCTCATCGCCGTACGGGGCGGGGAGATCGTCGCCGAGGGGCCGCCGACCGAGATCGTCACGGCCGAGCTGGTCGAGCGGGTCTTCGGGCTGCGCTGCCAGGTCATCGACGACCCCGAGACGGGCACGCCGCTGGTGGTCCCGGCGGCACGTACGGCGCGGGCCGGCGCGCGGCAGGCCGTGCGGCGGACGGAAGCCGCGCTACAGAAGTGA
- a CDS encoding sterol-binding protein, with product MATIEECRAALDALAANLARADGGVRAAAAHDRSLSCHLTDLDATFAGRLTDGRIEVLEQFAGPPRERAQIRLVLRGDDLVALVAGELNFAAAWASGRVRLEAGLRDLLRLRSLL from the coding sequence ATGGCGACGATCGAGGAGTGCCGCGCCGCGCTGGACGCGCTGGCGGCGAACCTGGCGCGGGCGGACGGCGGCGTGCGGGCCGCCGCGGCCCACGACCGCAGCCTCAGCTGCCACCTCACGGACCTGGACGCCACCTTCGCCGGCCGCCTCACGGACGGCCGGATCGAGGTGCTGGAGCAGTTCGCGGGGCCGCCGCGGGAGCGCGCGCAGATCCGGCTGGTGCTGCGCGGCGACGACCTGGTGGCGCTGGTCGCGGGCGAGCTGAACTTCGCCGCCGCCTGGGCGTCGGGCCGGGTCAGGCTGGAGGCGGGCCTCCGCGACCTGCTGCGCCTGCGCTCACTTCTGTAG
- a CDS encoding PucR family transcriptional regulator, with amino-acid sequence MDEQGGITVRRALELPGLRAGLPEVVAGADRLHRTVRWVHAGEVPNIASLLKGGELLLTTGLGLGTRPAEQRAFVRRLADRGIAALVVELGHRFARLPAAIVDTARTAGLPLVQLHREVPFVSVTEEVHTEIVNGHYALLRQAEEVHRQCTRALLDGGGVPQVLRILAEFAGNPVFLETPDGQLLYAVDAVPGTACADPLQVWEGLRGQRAAREAPPAGAVVVDVPGGGPGTGAVRARLVLLPVSGAPLPVHRMAAERAAGILAVVLMQARQEEELAARGRGDFLTDLAEGRIAADDAPAQARVLGFRPVGGPLLPAVMRLAPELAPSGNWALLARAVLEELASVGVPVLLGVRPVEGRVPLLVGLRAESERAAVADRVAAALRAGVERAGLDRAGGHPPVVVVGVAGGWAAASAGLRHAAETAAAAHGLPDRPWHDARRLDTDLLLWRLHQHDEAALAAFVDRAIGPLRDHDATSRPPLLPTLETYLAHAGRKAETARELHLNRQTLYNRLSRIADLLGTDLDDPQTVLALSLALRARRHVQPPL; translated from the coding sequence ATGGACGAACAGGGTGGGATCACCGTACGGCGCGCACTGGAGCTGCCGGGCCTGCGCGCCGGACTGCCCGAGGTGGTGGCGGGCGCCGACCGGCTGCACCGCACCGTGCGCTGGGTGCACGCCGGCGAGGTGCCGAACATCGCCTCGCTGCTCAAGGGCGGTGAGCTGCTGCTGACCACGGGCCTCGGGCTCGGGACGCGCCCGGCCGAGCAGCGCGCGTTCGTACGGCGGCTCGCGGACCGGGGCATCGCCGCGCTGGTCGTCGAGCTGGGCCACCGGTTCGCGCGGCTCCCGGCGGCGATCGTGGACACCGCGCGGACCGCGGGCCTGCCGCTGGTGCAGCTGCACCGGGAGGTCCCGTTCGTCTCCGTCACGGAGGAGGTCCACACCGAGATCGTCAACGGGCACTACGCGCTGCTGCGGCAGGCCGAGGAGGTGCACCGGCAGTGCACCCGGGCGCTGCTCGACGGCGGAGGGGTGCCGCAGGTCCTGCGCATCCTGGCCGAGTTCGCCGGGAACCCGGTGTTCCTGGAGACCCCCGACGGGCAGCTCCTGTACGCCGTGGACGCCGTACCCGGCACCGCCTGCGCCGACCCGCTCCAGGTGTGGGAGGGCCTGCGCGGGCAGCGCGCGGCACGCGAGGCCCCGCCCGCGGGCGCGGTCGTCGTGGACGTGCCGGGCGGCGGCCCGGGCACCGGCGCGGTGCGCGCCCGGCTGGTGCTGCTGCCGGTGTCGGGGGCGCCGCTGCCGGTGCACCGGATGGCGGCGGAGCGGGCGGCCGGGATCCTCGCGGTCGTCCTGATGCAGGCCCGCCAGGAGGAGGAGCTGGCGGCGCGGGGCCGCGGCGACTTCCTCACGGACCTCGCCGAGGGCCGGATCGCGGCCGACGACGCGCCCGCGCAGGCCCGGGTCCTCGGCTTCCGGCCGGTGGGCGGCCCGCTGCTCCCGGCGGTCATGCGGCTGGCCCCCGAACTGGCGCCCTCCGGCAACTGGGCCCTGCTGGCCCGCGCGGTCCTGGAGGAGCTGGCCTCCGTCGGCGTGCCCGTCCTCCTGGGCGTCCGCCCGGTGGAGGGCCGCGTGCCGCTCCTGGTGGGGCTGCGCGCCGAGTCGGAGCGCGCCGCCGTCGCGGACCGGGTGGCCGCCGCGCTGCGGGCCGGCGTGGAGCGCGCCGGGCTCGACCGGGCGGGCGGCCACCCGCCGGTCGTCGTCGTCGGCGTCGCGGGCGGCTGGGCCGCCGCGTCGGCCGGCCTGCGGCACGCCGCCGAGACCGCGGCCGCCGCCCACGGGCTGCCCGACCGGCCCTGGCACGACGCCCGCCGCCTGGACACCGACCTGCTGCTGTGGCGGCTGCACCAGCACGACGAGGCGGCCCTGGCGGCGTTCGTTGACCGGGCCATCGGCCCCTTGCGCGACCACGACGCGACCTCCCGCCCGCCGCTGCTGCCCACACTGGAGACGTACCTGGCGCACGCGGGCCGCAAGGCGGAGACGGCACGCGAACTGCACCTCAACCGCCAGACGCTCTACAACCGCCTGTCCCGCATCGCCGACCTCCTGGGCACCGACCTGGACGACCCCCAGACGGTGCTGGCCCTCTCCTTGGCCCTCCGGGCCCGGAGGCATGTGCAGCCGCCGCTGTGA